The Aptenodytes patagonicus chromosome 18, bAptPat1.pri.cur, whole genome shotgun sequence genome includes the window ctcaagaaaaatgcaaatggcAGCAAATGGGGAGCAATACATGGTCCAAAGACCGTCAGTGTGTTTCAAACCCACACTGGGACCCACGCGCCCCGTGTCTCCAGGCAGCCGGAGCACACTCCCAGAGCGTGTGTATGACTGCCCTTGCTCTGCGCCGAGCTGCTCCAGCCTCAAGCATCTTTCACCATCTAGCTAAAGGCACAAGCTTGGCTCGTTTCAGTTAGACCACAAACATCCTGCTTTTGTTTGTAGCTATCAAAGGCTGCCAGTGCTGTTTTGGTACCAAACGATAAGCGTATGATGGCCCATCAGGCACACAGAGAGCTGCCTAGATGCTCTCTGCCTCCAAGGAGGAATGTTTCACCAGGAACTAGCTCAGCTGAGCCAACACTGGCAAATCTGACATCTCTTCCAGCCGTGCCACCAGCTCCCACGCGGCACAGTCCCGGACAGCAAAACATCTCCCTCCTGTACCTCACCCTTGTGCTAGCAGGAAAAGCTTTGAAATAGTTTCTTTGTAGGACTAACATGTACCAACCCCAGGCACAGCATCCAACATGCTATTGAAACCTCCTCCTCCACGAGCCTGGGGACCCACAGCCCCACACATGGAgcttcccccagcccagcactgccGAGCCCTTGCGTTTTCTTTGCTAGTCTTTCAGCCATGGCAGTTTGCAGAAATCGCTCACATCATCACCACCTTGTCCATCACAATGCCGCAGCCACATCCAAGATAGAAGACAGTAGTTTGCATCTAAACGCGATGTTCAGTCTGGTGCATCCACCAGCATCACCCAACCAAGGCAAGGGCTCCAAGCGGTCCCCGCCACTGGGGAGCTCTGGGGACAGCGCAGAGGCGAGTGCTGCCAGATGTACCCTCTGTTTGAGCTCTTGGTAAACACAGCTCATAGGACGTCCTCTGATTTTTTAAACAAGTGCCTCCGAGGAGCCCAGCTGCATCTTGCCTGGACAGGGACGGACGTGGACAGGAGGACAATGCTGCCTGTGTTCGTGCAGTGCGagcagcaacaatgaaaacatctgTCTGTTGTTGGGCGACCTCTTAAGCGATGGTTCACTGAGCAGGAGGTTATTGCTGACCAGAGCAGACAATACAAGGAAGGTCAATTGTCTGCAATGCTTTTTCATGCAAAGTGGTCCCTACGGTTAGAGGGAAAGGGGCAGAGgttgcagctgggctgcagctgccccagggtTTCCCTCTCCGGGCCGCCCGCATTGCTCCAGCCCCACACCCGATCAAGATCCATGCTGGAAAGTCATCTAAACCCCACGGTGGCAAAAATAAGTAGGGTCCCGAGGCTGAATGGAAAAGCAATCCCCCGTCTGAGTAAGTCACCCAGACTCCCCTGAGCCCACCCCAGCAGGCCCCTTTGCAGCGCGAGTCATGCCAGCGATTGCACAGGaacatttgtttggatttttaacAAAGGCATATGTTGAACATTCTAGAAAGAAGAGGTAGATCGGAGgccaaaaaaaatccatataaacttttcttttctaaatcttATCCCTTATTGCCTGGCAGCCAGGTCAGCACCATGATTAAATGCCTGAGTTAAGCTCATCCCGTGATTTCATTCCTGCCCTCGCCGAGCAGCCATCTGCATTTCCTTGTGCATTTGCATTCTGTGGCCAAATTCTGCTGTTTGTACTGGAACATCATTAAAAGTGAACAAACTCAGGTGATTTTACACTCCTCTCTCCCATTGCAGAATTATGTCCTCCTGTAAAAATAGTTGTTTCTGGCTGCCTCTTTGCAGTAGGCtgctttttccaaaacaaaacatttcccagAGGCAACACAACCTACCTGACGTGTTTTTTTCAACTCCTGTTTGTAGTACTTCTTGAACATGAAAATCAGACACAGAGATGACTTAGACTTGGTACATGTACCTTCTTGATCTGAAGGGTGTATCACATAAACCAGACCAGGCTGCAGCCAAGGTGACGCACAAAACCAACCGACCAGAGAGCCGCTACCTGCAGGAAGAGCCAAATCCACCTGGGCCACGTCTGCATGTTTGTGCTACTCTTGAGAAGTAGCAGATAGAAAATGGGACAAAGAAAAGGACAGACAGCAAAGACAGAGCACATAGCGTCTCAGTAAGAGGAAGTCTTGTTCATTAGATCTTATCCATGCGTTAACTTACAGTCATATTTTAGATATACAACTAGTGTAAATGTCTCAAAACATTTAAAGGTGATAAATACCAACCTTATTTTGCAGGaccagctgttttctttctgagccCTCTTGTCCTGTTGAAACTAACAGATTTAAGAAAGCTTGCATTTATTTATGGCTTTTAGATGCTGGCAGAATTGCATCCAAAAAATGTTAAAGCGTGAACgatgcctgcacagctctgccagtgTGAGACAAGGTGACTCCAGTTGCTTTGCACCAGGACTCCAGACTCCCTTGGCCTTTCACGAGCGATGTTCGTATCTCACACCAATTTCATCAGATGcactaaaaaaagcagcagaattgcTGGTGagaggaggtgggggaagaaaCAACCGGGAGACGTCAAGAGACATAAACGCACAGGCTGGTGCCTGCCCGGGTTCACAGCCCGGCGCTGCCTCTGGACGCTCCTTCCCGAAGTTTGCTGCCTGGGCCCCTGCGGATCTgcctgcgggcaggggctgcctgtcCAGCAAACAGAAACCCCTTCAGGGAGCACACAGGGAGCTGTGGCTCAACGGCCAGGGAGCGCGGCTGTGCAAATCAACTCTTTCCTGACTTCAGCTGGTGTCTAGCAGCACGAAGAACACTTGGCCAAGGCAAGATAAGGTCTAGTGACAAAATAGTTGAGCGTACAACCCCTTCAGCCATCACAGTTGACTAATTTCTACCACCCACCATACCCTGCACAGTACCGAAAACCACTATCACAATCTACCAGGTTTCTGCCAAGAACAATATCATGCACTAGGGAAGCTGCTGTGCCAGAAAAGATAGATGAAACATCtttgacaaaattaaaaagcatCCTTTATTCAAAACCAAACCATTTAGTAGGAGTACATCAATTTAAATGAAGTTCTGACGGTGACAGAGTACAATGGCTTTGGGGGATGGAGAGGCACCTGGATCAAACCGAAAACCTGACGCTCTCAATGCCAAGTTGAAtgtttcaaaacagttttattttatgtaGGTGTTTGtacaatttcattttcactttagTCCCCGTATGGGTCTATAAAAATACCCCAATTCTTAATCTGCAGGTCAGGACCACATCTAAAATTAGAGAAATTGAGCAGAATTTAACACTTCAACCAGAACATTTACAGATACAGTGTTGGTACGagttgtaatttttatttgtatggaATGGATAGGGGACAGACACAAATTAGTAACTAACCTATTCTAAATTCGTTTTATTTTGTTATATTGTTTAATGCACATTAAGAATGCTGGGTTTTTTAGGGCACGCAATTACCAGTTGGTCAGTTTGGAAGGATTTAGCTTCAAGAATGGACGAAAGCATTGGCAGCAGCGCCCAGCACTGCCGGTGATGCTTctcagcagcagccgccgccgccagcctccccttccttctcatACTTGGGCTGTCTGTGATGAGAACAAGCAGCAGCATTATAGCACATCTTCTCTCTACTCCCCTCTCCCTTGTGCTTATTATATTCTTCCAGATCAACGATTAATTGGAttcagaccttttttcttttcctttttgctattgGCACTGTAAACCATCTATCATATACCTGAGCACTGGAGATTAATAACCAGGAGTCACCTTGCTGCAGGCAATCCGACATAGAGCAGCAGGAGAGGTTTTGATCCTATTACAGTTTTGCTGCCATAGGGGCAAAAAAAAgcactttataaaaataaaacttcaaaacaacTCAAGCAGTCAGCTCTCTCCCGACCCCCTCTCCAAGCCAGGTTTATTATGATGCTAATATGCACCCTGTCTGCACAACAGACTTCACCGAATCTCGTCCTGAATATAAATTACAgctactttgattttttttcttaagtgtgcTGATATCCATGCTCAATGATTTAATTTCATATAactttcatggtttttttttctgcaattctaagatgaaaagaaatactcTCTTACCACACTTTAAAACCTGGATTTCTGCCAGTTTCCTTAAAACAGCTACAATTTGTGCcaattcagtaatttttaattacaaattatttatttttctgcttatactactttttaaaacacagttaaaatAGATACAAttacaaattcttctttttctatccTAAGATCCATTCTTATTAAGAACCTAGTGCTTATACGGAgacatttgcatttcttcctggTGTTCCAAAGTGCCTTACATAAAACTTGCAATTAAATTTAACCATTAAACATGGCATTACATTGGGTCATATATTTAGGGAATGATAGTCTACTTTCCTCAAAATTGAAAAATAACAAGCAAAGTAAGTAATGCGTGAGAAAGCAAACATGCTGTAATTTCAAATGAAGTATGTAGAAGACGATTCACTAAGCGCAGAGCGCACCCATTCAGCGTGCTCACTTGGGCTAGGTACGCTGAGCAATTCAGCCACGCCGTCATCTGGCCAGTAAAGCCTTTACCTCGCTCTGCATCACCGGAGGTTTTCGTGCTTGCATTCGCTGTAAATTGCTAATGGCGTCTAACGCTGCCCAGGTTATCTCACGGCTGCGTAGCACCAGACTTGCTGGAGGCAGGGTGAACTTTAATCTACTAGAAACCCTGAGAATTACTTCCCCATATTATGACTTGATTCATGAAGGAAgtaaagcacaaacaaaataaacaaacacacctTAATGAAAATGTAATCACTGACAAATGGTAATGACAAAGGTGCTGCAGGAGGGAAGCGTAATATGCAGCTGCTGCGTTCAGTAGCAATAATGTTCATAAAGAGGCAAATGGGCTCAGCCAGTGCGGGATGGCTTTTATTCTGTGTCCAGAAGTGGGAGTCACCCTGTGTTTTTGGGGAAGATGAGAACTTTAAGATCAGTGTCACTGGGAACTGAAACAGCTGCGATGTTGTTTTTGAGGAGGCCTTTGTTATTTCTTAcaaaggacagagggaaaaattGCAGTCTCCACAAAGGTTTCACCTCCACCCCACAAGACTTTTTTCTGTTAGTGAACTCCACTGACGTGCGATACAAAAAACATGCTCCCGAAGAGCTGCCATCAGAGGAAAACCAGGACAGTGGCAATGTTTTTGATCCTGCTGAACACTTTGTGCAGAGACTGGATACTGACCTTCAGAGAAGGGAatcagctgggaaaaaacaggccTGCTACTGAACACCCGTACTGATGACCTGGTCTCTTGGCTCAAGGCTGCTTTCCCACAAAGCCATCCAGTCATCTGCCAGGTCCAGGGGTTATTAATATTCAAAATACATCTGATGACCCAGCTGAGGCAGGTAATATGAAGGCAGACAGAAATGAACTTTAGCACTGATTTACTAATTTGAGAGAGAGATGAAATTCTGAAGTTATTCAAGTCCTAGTTCTGCATTTTGCCAACAAAATTCTCCTTGATGCTATTCAGCACACATGTTGGAGCTCTTTATATCTTTCTTAAGAGGCAGAGATCATTTTCTGATGAAGCGACTACTATGACCTCTAAGGGTGGGCATTTTAAAACCCAAGAATGTATTAAGAGCTGTAACTGAAGGAAGACTTTCTCTTAAAGTCTCAGGCAAGGTTAAAGAAAGAACCCTCTCCagctgaaaagtaattttcaggaTGAAGTCTGGGGCTGTTGTTTTTTTGTAAgtgagaaaggaacaaaaatctgATGCCAAGTGTTGGAACACGAAGGTACTTCCAAGAAGGAGACTGCAAATTGGGGAACGGAAGATGGGACCTTGCACTGTTAACTGGCAGCAGTTCAGCTCCAGATTAATAAAAGTCTTGAACACTTAGAAACTTCTTTATTTGCGGTCTCAATTCTTGTCTTAGTCTCAAGCCAACTGGTATTCACATACGCTGTTTCAGGAAACCTGTAAGGAGACTGACCATACACAGCTGATCTGAGaacaaagtgtttaaaaaaatctaagtgaTTTGGAGAACAGAGATGACAATACACAATTTCCTAAACTTACTGAATTGTGTTAGAACTTCATGTTTAGTAAAATACATTTGAATTGCATAAAAGCAAGATTGTTTCAGTGTGTACTTTATtgaatttatttaagaaaatgttaggAATTCcttatgttatttttaacaattttttaatgagcaaaagtCAAAGTGCATGAAGGGGAAGAATACATACCCACATTAAGGAAGAACGAGAACAATCCCTAGCACAAGAACACCCCACAGTACAACTACACCTACTGGCCCCTTGGTACAAGTGGTTCAGTCTATTTCCAGATCACTGTCTTCACTGTAACATGCAGATGGATTATGTATAGAAGTCAGGAGCACGAGGTCTTTTTCTGGAAGCAAACCACATTCCTGCAGAAAAGCCTCCAGGTCTACAGCAAAAAAATCTTCTCCGAGCTGGTCAGTGATTCGCACAAAATTGCCGATGAGCTCACCTGCCTTATAGATCAGCAAAGCTGGCAGAGCATTATTAGTAAAGCGAGTGCTAGCACCAATGAGCGAACTCTTTACTCTGCAAAATTTAACTGTTGGATACTCAGCAGCCAGGCAGATCATACAGCCGTTCAGGGATTCGGTGCCAGGGATATCGTCTTCGTAAATATGGATCATGATCAGTGTGCTCTTATGCTCTTTATCAACTGTGTCCAAAAATGCTTCTCCACTGGTAATCTCAAAAACCTGTTTAAATTGCTGCCCACTGTACAACTGCTGTCTCATCTCCTCCATTCGCTGCTTCCTGTATCGCTGTAAAAATtcctcatcatcttcatcatTGTGAATCATGTTATATTCTTGTAACGTCATCTAAAAAACACATACAAAGATACATGAAAAAAAGATCTGCATCGCTATATGGGTCACTTATATAATGAGAATTTAAATCAAGAGGATTAACGTGGGTCACTCATCTTTAGTAACAGCGAAGTGCAACCCATGAAGGCTCAAGCACCCTCTGTATTATACTCCATTTTGATCTAATTAGAAACCATGTCCGGTGGGAACAGTGATTTCAGCCTTGGGTATTCTCGTTTCCACAAGCTGCACTAATAGCACAAGTGGCTGCTCCATGCTCCCACTTTAATTCAGGTTAACGGTGACTATGTGGTTTCACTAAGCTATGAGCACTGATTTGGGTACCGTGCCTGACCTAAGTCTAGCttatttttcattagctttttcatttagtttttcaGTTAACATTTTGTGGCAACCAAATGCACTATCTTGTCTGTAGAACTAAAATTAACAGGATTTTATGTATTTCGTATCTGTTCACTTGCTTCACTAAACATACTTGCATCACTCAAGGTATAGGACAGTGTTGCCAACTTTCATCATCTGAAAGCAAGAAACACTGTCTGCTAATTAGTAACTTCTCTGACTAGAACTGTAAGAGCTAGTTATACAGCCCAGATGATTAAAACCATTCACTACTTCCAACGCCTTCTATCTTTGGAGCTCAAAGTCAAAGCTAAATTCTCAACATTCACTTACTAAATGTGAAATCAGTAAGGACTCCTAAACTCTTGTTTTAGGCATGGGAGGCAGTATTCATAGGTTTGCTGTACAACTCTTTGTATTAATCCCCCGAAGTTGACTTATTTGATAAACAGATAAGCGAAATCTGGGAAAAGGATTTGGACTTCTTAGGTATAGCAGCTAAATTGCTTATTTCTTAACACAGGCAAACACAGTGCTCCTGGAATACcactaaaatgcaaaataattaaaattgacAACACCTGGGAAATACAGTTATAATGCACTTATACCGCTGCTGTGTTCCTGTTTACTAGGGAGAAACGATACATATCTCCTGACAGAACAAGGATTCCTATCTGCTTCACGTACGCAAATGATGAAACTGAAAACGTTAAACATTTAAGTGGCATTTTAATTCCTTCATGCCATGCTACCTTTCCATTGATTTTTTCCTGGagctctttctgcttctgcttaTCAGTCTCTTCATCTAAGTGCGATCTGCATGTCATAGATAACTTTTTTATGAGTCGTTCCATTTCTCTgcgctgctcctgccgctgttcagtttccagttgtttaaatcttCGCCAGTCATTAATGACTCCTTTGGGACCTGAAATTAAATACACAGGCATTTCGTATAAAAGGGTTAACAAAATTACACCTATCATTTAAAATTCAAGTAATAATTTGTAAGTCAGCAGTAAAATAGCGGCCCTGTCATAAACTTTTTGTATACTGTGCAAAATGTTGACATTAAATGAAAGAAGTAATTTGCCATTTACATGTCCTTGagcttgtatctttttttttttcctaagaagaCTAAAGTTTATCTAACTAGGCTACTCTCATAATTGTCCCAAAGATTATTCCAAAGATTAATATCTGTGCTCTTGAAATAGAACCACCAGCCCTCAAGAATTCCCCTGTTGTTTGCATGGATTAtcataagaacaaaaataatgatgGGAAAGAATAATTAAGTTTGCCAATGCTCTTGTACAGAAGTACATTCTGTGATGTACAACAGCGTTAATTCTTATAGACTGCACCTTGCTGTTACCTTGCTGCTGGGGCCCAGTGGGGTTACTTTTTCAGGTCCTCTCTAAGTATGCCAGTTTAGTACTATAATTCTTCCATTCTTCCTTCAGGTGAAAGATGTGAACACAGGCAGGAAGAAGATTTTTCATCATTCTTAGAGAAACCGTAAAACACAGAGGGCCAGTCTTTGATAAGAACTTAAGAAATACCCTCTGGATCATACCAACGATCCACACAGACTCGTATTGTGTCTCTGACAGTGGCAGTAGCGAACACTATTTTGGGAAAGCCCGGCCACTTTCTGTCTATTCCTCATGTACTTGTTCAGCACATGTACCTGTTAGTGGTTAACAGCTGTGAGGCTTACAGGAAAGAAATGTATGCATTATCAACCAAATTGTACAAATCAGCTTTGTATGCAAAGCCTAACTGCTTTAGATATAATGCTGAAGTCTCTCAGAGGAGAcatcaaacattaaaataaagaaccGGCTATTAAAAGTAAGGTTAGGCCATAGCCAGGAAATGATCAATCTCTGACTCAAGTACGCGTAAAACCAGGACTTTCACTTCGAAAAATGAGTTTTAGAAAAAGACATGAATCCTCCAATGAACAAAGTATTACAAAACAATTAGTTTGATATGACGATACCTGTGTTGACTGCACTGCCATCGCTGCTAAGCTCTACTTCCCCAACGCTTTCAGGAATGGTGCTCTCCCcttctttatcttctttctcaCTGTCTTCATCCTCACCCTCACTGCTGCTGTAATAATACTGGAGCTTCTCACCAAGCAGTTTATCATCCAAAGTAGTCATTATgttctaaaaaataaattcacaaaatAGAGAATGTATCTCTTATTCAAATATGCAGTGCAAGATACCACTTTAAACGAACGACGATAGTCCTTTACTTCCTCAGAGCAGTTTTTTAGCCACGTAAGAACAGTTTACAGCCCACTATCAAACAGCCTATAGCGCAGTCAGTCACGTGAGTTAATTCTTAGTCGCAATTTCAAACTCACTTAAGTTAAAAACCTTTACGAATAGAACTGCTTTGAGGCTCACTAGTGCAGAAACACTTTATGTGTTTTCTCATTCATGGACAATGAATTTTCTAACTGTGATTCAGGAGTCTTATCAGCCTCACTCAGACAGCTCTATGAGGTTGATTTCCCAGTTATTGAAAGTTAAATTTCCAgtattatttgcattattttaacaATGATTTATTTGAGCTGAAAAACGATCAATGtaattaatcaaattaaaatgTTCTGACCTTTATTCCTTTCCAGTCTTTCAGAGACAAGCTTCTATCAAAACCTGGAAGAATAAATTTCAGATTATATTAACTCAAATTGTCGAAGACAATCTCAGAAAAACTTCTGTGGAAATGTGGCACGTTTAAATAACATAcacatgcaaggaaaaaaagtttaaagaaaatgtaaccaCGTTtgctattaataaataaaaaaggttactctcaaacacagaaaacataCTTTCCAAGTATTGAGACAGAACATACAAATGCTTAGTGCAGTCAGTGCTACAGTTGTATGAACATCGCTTCCAGGCTAAGAAATAACATATCAAAAGAAAGATCTTCATGTCTGTCATCTTTTCACCTGTCCACTGACCACATCAGTCATCTTCACAGAAGTCAACAGCATCCTGTTTGTATGGACAACACTGAAATTAGATGCTGACACACTGATAAAGTGATTGCAACTATCCTAAAAATCCTCACTTTTCCCgagttaaacatttttttcatccaaaATACCTTCTGCTAAATAGAAATTAACAACAGCAGAATCCACCCTCTAAAGCTATGGGCAGCATCAGCATTTACAGATTTTTTAAGCCTCTCACATCAGGAGAACAGAAAGATCAGATGTTTCCAAGTGATGGAAAGCTGAAAAATCATGGGGCACCTTAAGAGTTTGGGGCGCTCTCTCCACTGACTCCTTCCACTACAATCCTCTGACAGAGCTGCTGATCGGATCTCATCCTGAATGGAGACGTAAAACGCCCGAGAATTACTCTTCTTTCCCAGGTGAGGGGCAAAGGGTGTATGAAGGAGTGCCACTAAGGTCAGATATGCGGCTGTGGACCTGTGATGCACAAACTACATCTAAATGCCCACaaaatttcataaaaaaaaaaaaagcaatttcaatcAAATCAGTTGATTTGGGCTCACGCTTAATTCTGCAGGACCCTACAAGTCAGCCCTATTAATGTATATTTGACAAAGACGCCCCGAGCAATGTATGGATAAAGTAGGGCTTTTAGTTTTTCTGCCAACTGCCAGCAGGTTCTGCAAGAGTTAAACCCAGATTAAGCAGATTATCGAGGAGGTGGCCAGATGGCCCAGGATTACTGAGATTACTTCTCAAGAGCATCGCAGAGCGACGTGGAAGAGGCACCCCGAATTCAGGCGGGGACAGGCACAGCTGCAGCCATACCCGGGGCATGACAACACACCGCCACGAAGCGTACCGTTTTATAAAGGCGGATCCTCAGCCAGGGGCACTGGACGATgcaaaggcagaaagcaaaacagtttAGTTTCAGTAGAAGAGGGCAAGTGCTCTGCACCTCCATTCCCAGCCGCCCCCTCAGCTCGGccgagcccccccgccccgctcaaCCGCTCCTCCCGCGGACCGACCGCCTCCTTTCCCGGCGCCCCGGGCCGCGCAACCCGGCCCCTTCCCCTCGGGGCGCGCTGcagagccccgcgccgccgccttaGGCCGTGCCCGCAGCCCTCCAGCCCACCCAGGGCAGGACGCGAGCCGCGCTCCGGCCCCGGGCGAGGCCGGCTCACGGGagcggccggccccgccggcccccagCGCgcccaccgccccgccccggtcccggcccccccgccgccgccgccccgccgcctcctcacccgctcccccgccgccttCCGGGGCTGCCTCTCGCCGGCGCGGGGCACGGCGGGAAGGAGGCGGCCCgccggggcaggggaggagacagccgccgctccccccccccccccccccccgccccgggagtGGCCCCGACACCGCCCCCTCCCGGTTGAAGGCAGAGAGACAATTAAGGTggacaaataatttttattcgTGCATGCAAATACATGTCAATACTGCAAACTTCTTCCATCAAGTCTCTCAAACACTGAAAACCAGGATGC containing:
- the PDCL gene encoding phosducin-like protein isoform X1; the encoded protein is MLLRSFDRSLSLKDWKGIKNIMTTLDDKLLGEKLQYYYSSSEGEDEDSEKEDKEGESTIPESVGEVELSSDGSAVNTGPKGVINDWRRFKQLETEQRQEQRREMERLIKKLSMTCRSHLDEETDKQKQKELQEKINGKMTLQEYNMIHNDEDDEEFLQRYRKQRMEEMRQQLYSGQQFKQVFEITSGEAFLDTVDKEHKSTLIMIHIYEDDIPGTESLNGCMICLAAEYPTVKFCRVKSSLIGASTRFTNNALPALLIYKAGELIGNFVRITDQLGEDFFAVDLEAFLQECGLLPEKDLVLLTSIHNPSACYSEDSDLEID
- the PDCL gene encoding phosducin-like protein isoform X2, which encodes MTTLDDKLLGEKLQYYYSSSEGEDEDSEKEDKEGESTIPESVGEVELSSDGSAVNTGPKGVINDWRRFKQLETEQRQEQRREMERLIKKLSMTCRSHLDEETDKQKQKELQEKINGKMTLQEYNMIHNDEDDEEFLQRYRKQRMEEMRQQLYSGQQFKQVFEITSGEAFLDTVDKEHKSTLIMIHIYEDDIPGTESLNGCMICLAAEYPTVKFCRVKSSLIGASTRFTNNALPALLIYKAGELIGNFVRITDQLGEDFFAVDLEAFLQECGLLPEKDLVLLTSIHNPSACYSEDSDLEID